CGAAAAGGAGACGGCCGCGACGGTGACGTTCTTTTGCAACACACCGCTACCGAGAACCTTCCCGGGCACGACGACGGTCTCCTCTTCGGTCGCGTAGCGTTCGATGCGACCGAGGTTGACCTCGGCGTGGGTCCGGCGTGGTTTCTCGAGGCGGTCTGCGATGTCGCTCCACACGTCGGCGCCCGACTCGCGGGCGACCGACTTGCATTCGGCGATGAGACTGGTGAGCCTCGGATTGGTCTTGCTCATAGT
The DNA window shown above is from Halalkalicoccus sp. NIPERK01 and carries:
- a CDS encoding 50S ribosomal protein L18e, which produces MSKTNPRLTSLIAECKSVARESGADVWSDIADRLEKPRRTHAEVNLGRIERYATEEETVVVPGKVLGSGVLQKNVTVAAVSFSGTAETKIEQADGRVVQLEEVIEQNPDGSNVRVIA